The following are encoded together in the Humulus lupulus chromosome 5, drHumLupu1.1, whole genome shotgun sequence genome:
- the LOC133778901 gene encoding rust resistance kinase Lr10-like: MAALLFFMIPFLFLRTSDANSNPYCSPSSCDNIINITSPFRLNTDPKHCGYPNFELTCDNNLTVLHLNSVKYFVRSITYANFTIRIADSNLDRTNCSSLPSPPKNIFNVSNPYNYLLNERLKFVVILKCENRFGELVPLGAKNLRIDEDSGEWKEYSYVDIHNEFADGFELSWLKTKFHNGKLVWTTAYIIGVFFQASVIYGIVIHAGLKIMFGTPLVVGLLIYKWRRRHLSMYNSIEEFLHNENNLIPIRYSFKEIKKMTQNFKIKLGKGGYGTVFRGKLRTGRIVAVKILSKSKGNGQDFINEIATIGRIHHVNVVHLIGFCVHSSKHALVYDFMTNGSLEKYIFSQEGITFLSCEQIFQIALGVARVIEYMHQGCYMQILHFDIKPHNILLDENFIPKVSDFGLARLCPLDSNNLSLTAARGTLGYIAPELFYKNIGGISNKADVYSFGMLLMEMASRRKNCTSGTGNSSQRFFPSWIHDQLSDQEKNVEGEITEIDETYSTITKKMIVVALWCIQLKPSDRRTMNKVLEMLEGEAECLEMPQKPSLYPLEKHVQHAQETLISSVPSTIPSITLQR, from the exons ATGGCTGCTCTTCTTTTTTTTATGATTCCCTTCTTGTTCCTTAGAACCAGCGACGCAAATTCAAATCCTTATTGTTCACCTTCTTCTTGTGATAACATCATCAACATAACCAGTCCGTTCCGTCTTAACACCGATCCAAAACACTGTGGCTACCCTAATTTTGAGCTTACTTGCGACAACAATCTCACGGTATTACACTTAAATTCTGTCAAATACTTTGTGAGGTCAATCACTTATGCCAATTTCACAATTCGAATTGCGGACTCCAATCTTGACAGAACCAATTGCTCCTCCCTTCCATCTCcaccaaaaaatatattcaaTGTTTCCAATCCTTACAACTACTTGTTGAACGAAAGATTAAAGTTTGTCGTAATCTTGAAATGTGAGAATCGA TTTGGCGAGCTCGTGCCGCTCGGAGCTAAGAACCTTCGTATCGATGAAGAcagtggtgaatggaaggaataCTCTTATGTGGACATTCACAACGAGTTTGCAGATGGCTTTGAGCTTTCATGGTTGAAAACAAAATTCCATAACGGAAAACTAG TTTGGACAACGGCCTACATAATTGGAG TGTTTTTCCAAGCATCAGTAATCTATGGGATTG TAATACACGCAGGACTCAAAATTATGTTTGGGACTCCACTTGTAGTTGGCTTATTAATCTATAAATGGCGAAGACGTCATTTATCAATGTATAATTCTATCGAGGAGTTTCTTCATAACGAGAATAATCTTATTCCTATAAGATACTCATTCAAAGAGATAAAAAAGATGACTCAAAACTTCAAGATAAAATTAGGCAAAGGAGGTTATGGTACTGTATTTAGAGGAAAGCTTCGCACTGGTCGTATTGTAGCAGTTAAGATATTGAGTAAATCCAAAGGAAATGGGCAAGACTTCATCAATGAAATTGCCACAATTGGAAGAATTCACCATGTTAATGTAGTTCACTTGATTGGCTTTTGTGTCCACTCCTCAAAGCATGCTCTTGTATATGATTTCATGACTAATGGATCTTTGGAGAAATATATTTTCTCTCAAGAGGGAATTACCTTCTTAAGTTGTGAGCAAATTTTTCAAATTGCACTTGGTGTGGCGcgtgtaattgaatatatgcacCAAGGATGTTACATGCAAATTTTGCACTTTGACATTAAACCTCATAATATTCTTTTGGATGAAAACTTTATTCCAAAAGTTTCTGATTTTGGTTTAGCAAGGTTATGCCCATTGGATAGTAATAATTTGTCCTTAACTGCAGCTAGAGGAACTTTAGGATACATAGCTCCAGAgctattttacaaaaatattggAGGAATTTCTAATAAAGCTGATGTGTATAGCTTTGGAATGTTATTAATGGAAATGGCAAGTAGAAGAAAAAATTGTACATCGGGTACAGGAAATAGTAGCCAACGTTTCTTTCCTTCTTGGATACATGATCAATTAAGTGACCAAGAGAAAAATGTAGAAGGTGAAATAACAGAAATAGATGAGACATATTCAACAATTACAAAAAAGATGATTGTGGTAGCATTATGGTGTATACAATTGAAGCCAAGTGATCGACGTACAATGAATAAAGTCTTAGAAATGCTTGAAGGAGAGG